In Channa argus isolate prfri chromosome 15, Channa argus male v1.0, whole genome shotgun sequence, the DNA window TTAGCACAAGTAGTATTAGCAGTATATATCATAGCAGTATTagaaatagtagtagtagtaaccTGTAGGTAGTTGTTGTGGCAGTACTCAGACACCTTTAGAAGGTTGTCATAGTTTTCCAGCAGAGCTTTCCTGGCGTTTGGAGCTTCTTCCAGAATCTTCATCACATCATCTTTACCGCTCTGATCCTTCATAATTTTAAACTGCCCAGAAGTTTCACTTCATGTAACAAACAGATTCttgtgttttagtttggttCTGTGGGACAAGAATATTCACTAACAATCTACTGATactgtaaaactaaatgtgttttacagtatCAGTAGATTGCTGTacacttttaataaattaagtATATTTATCTGATTTATCTACTTGTTTGCATTTACAAGCAGTATTAATAGTTTTACCTTAAGTAGAGTCCTCCCTCTGGTTTGAGGAAGTATTTCCTACATGCAGACAGAAAATCTAAAAGTCTGTCTGAACAAACTGATTAAATTATAAAGCTGTTTctaataaattttaatttatgtagttgtgaataaataaagaatctGAGCTGGAATGTAAAAACTCACCAAAAGCTGCAGAAGCAGAAGAAACTATAGGAAAATGAACGTTTGAAGTTTAGGAGCTCTGATGTCTCTTCAGCAACCAAAGATCCTCTTTGCTCTGACAGACCACCCACTCTTCACAAATATCAATTGCAGACTTTCCATGGCATCCTGGAAAATCAGTTGTCTGAAACCTTTTATAAGACCCATTTACTCAACTTAACACTCAAACTTCCTGGAAACTAGTGACTCTTGAAATATTTTGAAGGACACAATGAACTTTCAATACATTCTTTATAAATCAACAAAAACTATGAAAGGCTGCTAAGAACAAATGGAAGGTCTCCtgatatttaatacaaaaaattcTTGCAAGAATTGTAAAAggttacaggaaaaaaaaaaatcctgaaatGTTTATAATGTGTCTAAATCAGATAATCAAATGCCTAAATATTACTAGACCATCAGTCATTAGAAATTGAGGTACTGGAACAAGTCCTAAGACTCTGTTAAACAACCCACAGGCATCTAGAAAATCTTAAGAAGCTCTTACAACCTTAGAAGGATCTCACAAACCATTTTAAGTCCTGAAAGTCATCTAAAGACACTAGATTATCTTTAAAAGCGTCAAACATAATTAATGACGAATCACAAAGCCAAACAAAGgattcttaaaatgttttaaatgccGTAGACTGTCTTGAATTGTCCCCACAAGCACCTGGAAAACTCAAAGACTTTGGGAACTAAAATTACTGATTTTATTGATATCTGAAATCTCttgagaaatgaaaaagaaaatgagattTGTCAGGGGTTCTAGGGACTCACAAagatatttttctgtaatatataaaataattttaaatgtggtgttGCCAAAACATTGGAATCACCTTTTCTTATAATACTCTCCAGTATGACTCTACCAGCCACTGTGACCTTAAGAAACACATAGAACTATgtcctttctgacagtttgttCTTAAAACTGGTAAACTAtaagtttgcaaaagtagaattcaaggcagagctgctggattGGATTACATAGGCAGCTGTAACTCAGTTAGTAAGGCATtcatccacagggtcagtgattcaaTTCCTGGTCAGGTTAGCAACTTGTGTGAATGAtaagcaacattgtaaatatttgcataaaagTACTATACAAGCAGCCATTTAccttagattgtacaggtgtacctaataaaaagGCTACTGAATGTATATAATTACTATTTTCTGTGGTCTAGATTAAGAGAAATATTTCAGCagtcctaaccctaaccctctgaAGGACTAAATGACCCCAGCACAGTCTTGAATAGTCTTAATGCACTCCAGGACCTCTCAAGAACCAAACAGGCCTCCAGCAACAGTGGTTTTAGTCTCCAGAAATCAGCTGAGTGAGACCTCCTGCCTGGGTTTGATCCTCTGTGTATGAACCTGCTCAGCACAAACCACTTCCTGTTGCTCATCATAGAGTAAAACTTGATCTGAAGTAAAAAGCGACTCCGAGTCAGTTTAATGCTAGAGGTTTGTGATGTGTACACATCAGACTCGATGTAAAAACTGCTAAACATACCCACACTCCGAAATACAATAACGGAAATTGTAAGTATATACAATTGTATAGAACTTTTGCTTAACTTTCTATATCTGACTTTACTCAACCTTGACAGgatttcctgtttctttattgGTCAATTTTTAAAAACGTGTTTCTACatgtatcacacacacattacttgTTTGACCCTGGCAGAGTGTGGTTCACTGTGAGAAGATGCTGTGGTAAAAAGGAACCTAGCGCCAGCTGCTGGTCACAGGGAGTCCGCGCAGGTTTTAAACACACCAGATGGAGCTGATCCCAGAGGAATGGATTGGGATAAATATGCTGTGGAGctttttgttgaaataattaatttatttatttttacataaaaatgaatattctGGTTTATTTATTGAATGTCACTGTGTGACTAAtctatttactatttactggGTAGTATGTTTGATGTATTTTCTACATGTTCTGATATTAATGAAGCTTTCAAAAACCTGTAGTTTGGTCTAAGAGCTAAAAAGAACGGCTTTTGTGCTCTGGTTTATATTcactgaaaaaaattacataacaaAAACAGGTCGTGGGTTTGTTCCCTGTTGCCATGTCAAGCAGGCATCACTTGTTTCTCGGGGCGACAGGGTTCCAGGGTTGTTTCCGTGGAGCTCCATCTTTGTCCTTCTTCTCAAGTGGCTTCAGGTGACACGTCAGGACCAGGTCCCTGAccaagagagagaaacagggaCATGTCACACAGAgcctgcaaacacttcaaggaTTCTGAAAGACTTTCAAGGACAACAGAACTCTATCTGgcaatgtacagtacagtttctGAGCTGCTCAAAAGGAGCATATATAGCAACAACAATAACTAATGTCCAATTTTACAGTTGTTATAATAAGaatataaatctgtttttatgtctctggtctctctgtaaaatgtaaacttcACACAAATAATTACAGCAAAAAGTTATTCACCTGAGGTACATGTGAAGCCAATACACTAAGTTGTCTGCAAAAATCATCTTGCAGGTCTTTTAATAAGTCTTGTAATATTTTTGAGAAAGTTTCATAAAACATCTAAGGCATCCCAAAAACCCTTCAAAGATTAGAGATTTTTCAGATTATTATAAGACTTGTTTTATGAGATTCTCCCAATGCCCATTAAACAGGCACTGAAATCAGACTaaaacagacagcagctgtAACGAGGCAAAGAATTTCTCCTTGATTTAGaaagttgtttacattttgaaagaTCCCTGGAGTCATGTGAATTATAGTGTAACTCATTCAAGGACCCACAGAGTCTCTTCCTGGAATTTATAAAGAGTGTAATGGAATGTCCTTAACTTGTTCCAGGATCCTCTTAAAGTATGCTGGAACTCATTCATAGATGCCTGGCTCCGTAATGCCTTGGGAGGCTCCTGGAACTTATTCAAAGTCCCCtgaccattttaaatatttcaacttCCAAAAGGACTAATGGAAGATCTTCACCTCTTCCCAAGCCTTCTGGAACTATCTGCAGGACTCCTGGAAACTTTGATAAGTTGTCAGGACCTAAACGTACCTGAACTCGCTGTAGGAGCCAACCTTCTGGCTTACGGCTCTCAGTTTGGCCTCGTTCTCACGCAAGTACCCCCGTTCTGACTCGACTGCCATCTGTAGCTCTTGCTCCAACGCAGGAAAATTGATGACATCACGCTGTGACATTGCCATCACCTGCCGATGTAACAAAGGTACAGgtttactttatatataaaagataaatacaaaataaatttatCAAAATATCTGACAGCAACAGTGACCTAACGGAGGGTCACTAGAGAATCTGAAGATAAGGCATGCCGTGTTGTATGCTGAGGAATGGGGACACAATCTCTTGAGGTACAATATGCACTCTTTTTACCTGTGCCTGCTATAGTGGTAACCATGGATTAACcgcttattttttgttttgcgaAAAAGTTGTTCAACTTTTTCAGAGAAGTGAAAAGCTgaaccttttgttttgtttgtagacaCCATGCTTGATAGAGTTAtatcaaaaaaatcaaaacacagctTCCAAGTTTTACACTGTATTTGTAATTTACAGTCTGTATTAGTCATTAGTATTGTTTATAATATTAGACGTGAATAGAACGTGTTGGAACATTTGTAAGAGGATAAACTGTAGCGTTATTTATTAGCTGTATTTGCATTGGGAAATATAGGAATCTGACAGACTCGATTACAACTTCAAAATTACGAGTTACCTGAAAtaacctgtttgtttgttttttttttttactaacgtCTCATTGAACGCAGCTCGGATGGTAATTAGTAAAAACCAGATTTAGAAAAGAGGGCTCtgctaaaaactaaaactaacaaaaccgTCTCAGGTGTTTAATACAAACAATCACATATTAAACGTTTAAATGGTTTGCCTCACACCAAACTGTTAGTTTAAGGTTGTTCATGTGAAATAACAGCGATTAAACAGTCTGTTATTGAACTCAGCTCGGTGGCAAACATTAGCTGCCATGCTAACCTCAAACAGCGTAAACTACAGCTATTAACCGCTAGCCCCCgggctaacgttagctcagCATACAGCTACAGGTGAGCTGTACTGGGTTGTATCTCACCTGCAGTAGTTTTACTGTTTCGTGTGACCGGTCTCCGTGTGTTTTCACGTTTTCTGGTCTTTTCCACGGATCGTAAACAAGCCATTTCCATGGCGATTGGCAGCTAGGCAGCGCCTGCGCAGTGCAGAGCAAATAGTTTAAGCAAAGACGTTTAATATTGTTTAAGAAAAAACGAACTGAAGCTGAATTTGAGTTGAGTTTTTAACGCTGAAACGGTTCGGAAAGTCACAGCTCTGGCATTTCACGGTTTATTCAGAATAGAGTGTAAATACAGTGATTTACCTGACTATTAACGATCTGGATGCGTTCATCTTCTTTATTGCTAATGGCGGGCTACACATCGCCGGATCGGACCTAACCGCCACCTGCTGTACCGGAGCGGGTGTAACCAGGACTGAGGGGAGCTTCAAATCCAGCTATCAGACCCGTATAGGTCCACCTGTGGCAGGGCGGAAGAAAGACAATTTGCCCCTTGGCAAAAGCAGGTCAGAAATGGGTAGAATTTCTTGTTTATGATCAGatgctgaataaaaatgttcctATAATATTAGGTAAAGGGCAATACCACGCTGATAAAAGTGAATATGCCAGCAAAACTATGAGTACTCATTTGTCAAAAACTGGAAACATTACCATCTCTATTTTGGACATAGGCTGGACAAACTCTAGACACCTTTCGCTTGTGTGCGCTACTATTTGTTCCTCAATAAAGCAAAGCTCTTCTGCTCATTGGTTCCACCTGTGCAGACTCTGAATGCTCAGCTGCCTCACTACTGTTATTGAAAGCAAAGATCAAGACTGTGAATGCAGCATGGGCAGCAACAGTGAACACTATGTATGTTTATACTATGCTGTATGGCTGAAGAATGCTTCAGTTGTATCCTTAAGAATACTGAGTGTATAAATTGTATAAATATTTctctgaatgaaaaaaatattgtgcGAAACACATATCGAAGCTCATTTCGATGATGTATGTGATGACATCTGAAGACTCGCCATTTTAAGTATGGAAAATTGCCTACGTCCAACAGTTGAAAAATTGTTATTTctgaacaaaaatgaataaaagagtTTCCCCAAGTTACAAAAGCACATTCACTGTCCTCACCcccattttattatttccactTTCTTTGTAACAAAAAGTTCAGGTTTAAATCTCAGAAGAatacataataattttaatatagaTGCATATTTACTGACATCGTGGaaagcagattttttaaattcagttcatTGTCGACCACAATCCAGAACCCTGTGTCTGCTCCTTCCTCTTATGCAAGAGATCTTCTACGTCACAACCCACTGAAGAAACACCATATTTAGTAATACAACTTACAAGTACTCTTACATGTAATACAACTTGCATATTATagatttataattattatacatTAACTCTTTGTAATCTCTAAGCACTacatgggtgaatgggaatcaacattgtaaagcgctttggataaaagcactatacagGTgtccatttatcatttaccaaACACAATGCAGAGCACTGGGTAGGGGCAGTTCTGGACCTCTGGGAGACTTTGGGAGCACAGTGGTAGCGGGTTACAGCAACTTACTTTCATGTATAACATCTGCAATTGCCGTACCTTGAGCTAAAAGGATGCAGTTTTAACAGACTTCTGTTACACAACTTTCACTTCTTATCACAATTAGGAtgagggtggacccaagtgaggagactgggAGAGGGACTGAACTAACAAAAGGCATTTGTTGAGAACATATGCCAAACAGAAATCGCTCACAAAtcgctacacacacacaaaaaaaaaaccgcTCATGGCAGGTAAAACACTAACAAACTATCCACTTGTCAGAACACTAGGGAAGTTAACTTAAGAAAACAAGACGCCAAAGAAAACTAATCTTGACAACAGTGTCACATTGTtaaccaaaataaaacactacaaTAGGCTCAGGAATAAAATAAGACAAGGATGTGAAACATAAACctaaatgaacacaaggggaaaaaagactaggaaactaataaacagaaacgcccaaaaataaataaaataataatgataataataattaaataaaaaataggatACGGGTAAGAAACATAAACtactaaacaaaaatgaacaaaagggaaaagactaaagaaactaataaacagaaaaacaccaatCCTCAGACTAAAAGTTGCAGGAAAACAGGGTCTAATATACAGGAGTCAGGATTGCTACAATCCGGTAAACCAAGAGTTCAGCATTGGCAGGGAGTGAGGCGATGACAATCTGGCAGAGAACTGTGGGGAATATAGGGATAGCGAAGGGTAAGCTAAAGAACAGAactagaaacaggaagtgaggaaAAGggcctacaaaataaaagtccaaagggaggaagtgtaacGGAAGTGTCGGATCATGACACTTCTTGTGAGATTTGTAGGCTTATGTGCTCTATGACACAGAGTAACTACTTCAGAAACACTTCAACCGCTGCATAGTCTTCAACTGAACACTTGGCCATGTCTATTTGTATTGTTTCAACTGTctcagtatttaattttttatcattattcatACACATATCGCATCTGCTATTAATGctgttaattttgtgtcctaccaacctgtacaatgctttgctgttgcttttttgttgttttgttgttgcttttgttgtcgttttgttgttgctttttgttgttgcttttcgttgctctgttcttttctccctacactttccactcaccccaacagctcaaggcagatggccgcctaccctgagcctggttctgctggaggtttctcccgttaaagggagtttttctctccactgttgcctagggcttgctcaagggggatttgttgggttgcttctacatacttgtttagtctggactttattctgtaaagtgccttgagatgactttgttgtaaattggcgctatataaataaagttgaattgaattgaattgaaatgaatctGCAACAACATCTGATGGTTTACACAACTGCCCAGACCATCAACGTCTCActtctctcactttgtctcaACAGTCCTACCAGTGATGTCCCACTAATACATTACTTTGTAATTCACTTCCACCTAAAATCTTTGCATCTTTAACTCTGCCTCCATGTATATCATGGCTCACTATAGTATTCGAAATCTGTCATctggctctgtgttaggaccaatactttttactttatatatgtctcctttaggcaacattattagaaaacactccataaatttccactgttatgctgatgatacccagctatatttatctatggaaccagatgaaaataatcagttaataaagcttcaagcatgcctacaagacataaaggcctggatgtcccacaattttttacttttaaactcagacaaaactgaagtcatagtatttgggcccaaaaatatcagagatatgatgtccaaccatattgttaccctagatggcataagtctggcctccagtactactgcaaggaaccttggagttatttttgatcaggatttgtcctttaagtcacatataaaacaaatctctagaacagccttcttccacctacggaacattgccaaaattaggagcatactgtctcaaagtgatgccgaaaaactggtccatgcatttgttacttctaggttggactactgtaattccctactttcaggatgccccagta includes these proteins:
- the ccdc103 gene encoding coiled-coil domain-containing protein 103, whose amino-acid sequence is MAMSQRDVINFPALEQELQMAVESERGYLRENEAKLRAVSQKVGSYSEFRDLVLTCHLKPLEKKDKDGAPRKQPWNPVAPRNK